The Natronoglycomyces albus genome has a segment encoding these proteins:
- a CDS encoding DsbA family protein, with the protein MGKKSERREAAMAMRKHQEAEARRKKILFGGAIGAAVLLIGGLIVAGIWMNTEDERDVVQPAASHSDDGGLVLGNGETELTVYLDFSCPGCQYFELTYGEQIKEWVNNDQITLNYHPVNFLTRVGDQFSLRAGAASVCAADEGEQEYLDFTLAMFQNQPESASQNVTDSEIITIGEGVGLGQSFADCVNDGRYLGWISEGSQEARDAGIEGTPSVIVNGNTIGNDDVVAEVEAAIAEAGGEEPTDGEDT; encoded by the coding sequence ATGGGGAAGAAATCGGAACGCCGTGAGGCCGCGATGGCGATGCGCAAGCACCAAGAGGCGGAAGCGCGTCGCAAGAAGATCCTGTTCGGTGGGGCGATTGGGGCAGCCGTGCTGCTGATCGGTGGCCTCATTGTGGCAGGCATCTGGATGAACACCGAGGATGAGCGCGACGTGGTACAACCGGCTGCCTCCCACAGCGATGATGGTGGTTTGGTCCTCGGAAACGGGGAGACTGAACTGACCGTCTACCTGGACTTCAGCTGCCCGGGTTGCCAGTACTTCGAACTCACTTATGGCGAACAGATCAAAGAGTGGGTGAACAACGACCAGATCACGTTGAACTACCACCCGGTCAACTTCCTCACTCGGGTCGGCGACCAGTTCTCGCTGCGAGCGGGAGCGGCCTCGGTATGCGCCGCCGATGAAGGCGAGCAAGAATACCTCGACTTCACTTTGGCAATGTTCCAAAACCAGCCGGAAAGCGCCTCACAGAACGTGACAGACTCTGAAATCATCACGATCGGCGAAGGCGTCGGCCTGGGCCAGAGCTTTGCCGACTGTGTCAATGACGGTCGCTACCTGGGTTGGATTAGCGAAGGTTCGCAAGAGGCACGTGACGCGGGTATCGAGGGGACGCCGAGCGTCATCGTCAATGGCAACACCATTGGCAACGATGACGTGGTCGCCGAAGTGGAAGCCGCGATCGCCGAGGCCGGTGGCGAAGAGCCCACCGATGGCGAGGACACCTAA
- a CDS encoding MarR family winged helix-turn-helix transcriptional regulator, with product MADHVDRVLTQWAQERPDLDVSPMGVIGRLSRLSLIVNAELRRTFEDHGLDAASFDVLATLRRNGLDKPLTPAALMRSSMVTSGAITQRLDKLESRGLITRSRNQIDGRSQLIRLTEAGSALIDRALPDHLNTEDQLLIALDAEQREQLADLLRTVLESHGDADPTVPAQPTAR from the coding sequence ATGGCAGATCACGTAGACCGAGTACTGACCCAATGGGCGCAAGAACGGCCCGACCTAGACGTCTCCCCCATGGGCGTCATCGGGCGACTATCGCGACTGTCACTCATAGTCAACGCCGAGCTTCGACGCACCTTCGAGGACCACGGCCTCGACGCGGCCTCCTTCGACGTCTTGGCCACCCTGCGGCGCAACGGCCTTGACAAACCACTGACCCCGGCCGCCCTCATGCGCTCATCAATGGTCACCTCGGGAGCCATCACACAGCGGCTCGACAAGCTGGAGTCACGAGGCCTCATCACTCGCTCCCGCAACCAGATAGACGGACGCAGCCAACTCATCCGCCTGACCGAGGCTGGTAGCGCGCTCATCGACCGGGCCTTGCCCGACCACCTCAACACGGAGGATCAGCTGCTCATCGCCCTGGATGCCGAACAGCGCGAACAACTGGCCGACTTGCTACGCACCGTCTTGGAATCCCACGGCGACGCAGACCCGACCGTCCCAGCCCAGCCCACAGCGCGGTAA
- a CDS encoding NUDIX domain-containing protein has protein sequence MPSGHLEAGESIEEALIREAREEVCLDLTPHDVRFSHVTHRSCEGGRIGYFFTVDSYQGKPTNGEPDKCRELAWFREDALPGSLLDYCRQALAHISEDRLFSTFTCHCCLGIWRHHRLALGLRPINGGDIEGESPLPLLGEGDLSSENASAQLHETNRPHLVA, from the coding sequence TTGCCCTCTGGCCACCTTGAGGCCGGTGAGTCGATTGAGGAGGCTCTCATTCGCGAAGCGCGCGAAGAGGTGTGCCTCGACCTCACACCGCACGATGTGCGTTTCAGTCACGTGACTCACCGTTCCTGCGAAGGCGGCCGCATCGGCTACTTCTTCACCGTCGACTCCTATCAGGGCAAGCCCACCAATGGCGAGCCCGACAAGTGTCGCGAACTGGCCTGGTTTCGCGAAGACGCGCTACCTGGGTCACTGCTGGACTACTGCCGCCAAGCCCTGGCGCACATTAGTGAGGACCGCCTCTTCTCAACCTTCACCTGTCATTGCTGTTTAGGAATATGGCGTCACCACCGCCTCGCCCTCGGCTTGCGCCCCATCAACGGTGGTGATATCGAAGGCGAAAGTCCACTCCCCCTCCTCGGGGAGGGTGATCTCTCCTCCGAGAATGCCTCCGCGCAACTCCACGAGACGAATCGTCCGCATTTGGTCGCCTGA
- a CDS encoding putative glycolipid-binding domain-containing protein produces MNRQVMWTAREWPGCEHLDLRFSAGQIIADGVILAALKGRPIRLAYRIEADPSWRTKSLAVDVHGHHRRTLTHDEHGDWFENGSARPDLTNCTDVDISLTPFTNTLPIRRLDLAVGATAQIRAIYLRFTPELDFTVSKQRYTRLETGYRYESEGFRADLDVDHDGLVINYPHLWAME; encoded by the coding sequence ATGAACCGTCAAGTAATGTGGACTGCCCGCGAGTGGCCGGGCTGCGAGCATCTAGATCTTCGCTTCAGCGCCGGCCAGATCATCGCCGACGGCGTTATCCTCGCCGCGCTAAAAGGAAGACCGATCCGGCTGGCCTATCGAATCGAAGCCGACCCGAGCTGGCGCACCAAATCACTCGCTGTGGATGTCCACGGACACCACCGCCGTACGCTCACCCACGACGAACACGGAGACTGGTTTGAAAACGGCAGTGCGCGCCCCGACTTGACCAACTGCACCGACGTCGACATCTCCCTGACGCCATTCACCAACACACTCCCCATCCGTCGCCTCGACCTCGCGGTAGGAGCCACAGCTCAGATTCGGGCCATCTATCTACGGTTCACACCCGAGCTGGACTTCACCGTCTCCAAACAGCGCTACACCCGCCTCGAAACCGGCTACCGCTACGAGTCCGAAGGCTTTCGCGCCGACCTGGACGTCGACCACGACGGCCTCGTCATCAACTATCCCCATCTGTGGGCCATGGAGTGA
- a CDS encoding EamA family transporter — MLSKNWDIVATTAFAPIVWGSTYLVTTEYLPPDRPLLAAVLRALPAGLLLLVIARRLPQGSWWFKATVLGALNIGMFFTLLFIAAYRLPGGVAATVASVQPLLVAGLAVGLLSQRLRLRTIFLGLAGMAGVALLVLRAEAAIDPIGVGAAFASAVSMACGVVLSKRWAADVPPVALAAWQLLAGGLLMLPLMLTYEGMPPTLTTTHVAGYAYLAIIGGAVAYAVWFQGIRQLPPANVSFLGLLSPLVATGLGWVVLGQSLTLWQVVGAAVVLTAAVLAQMGTARQREPKRLRAPVAAT; from the coding sequence GTGCTAAGTAAAAATTGGGACATTGTGGCCACAACGGCCTTCGCGCCGATCGTGTGGGGGTCCACCTATCTCGTCACGACCGAATACCTGCCTCCCGATCGCCCCCTTCTGGCTGCGGTATTGCGGGCCCTCCCGGCAGGTCTGTTGCTCCTAGTGATTGCGCGTCGCCTGCCCCAGGGCTCGTGGTGGTTCAAGGCGACCGTCCTCGGAGCCCTCAATATCGGCATGTTCTTCACGTTGTTGTTCATCGCCGCGTATCGGCTACCGGGCGGAGTCGCCGCCACCGTGGCATCTGTCCAGCCGCTCCTAGTGGCAGGCCTGGCCGTAGGCCTGTTGTCGCAGCGTCTGCGTCTGCGGACGATTTTTCTCGGGCTGGCGGGAATGGCTGGCGTCGCGCTCTTGGTGCTGCGGGCGGAGGCTGCCATTGACCCCATTGGCGTGGGGGCGGCCTTTGCCAGCGCTGTCTCCATGGCTTGCGGGGTGGTGTTGAGCAAGCGTTGGGCCGCCGACGTGCCGCCCGTGGCGTTGGCCGCGTGGCAGCTGTTGGCGGGCGGGCTGTTGATGCTGCCGTTGATGTTGACCTATGAGGGGATGCCGCCGACATTGACGACGACACACGTGGCCGGATACGCCTATCTGGCCATCATCGGTGGCGCGGTGGCATATGCGGTGTGGTTTCAAGGAATCAGGCAGTTGCCTCCCGCCAACGTCAGCTTTCTGGGCCTGCTTAGCCCACTGGTGGCTACGGGCCTGGGGTGGGTTGTGTTGGGGCAGAGCTTGACGCTGTGGCAGGTGGTGGGGGCAGCGGTGGTGCTCACGGCGGCGGTCTTGGCGCAGATGGGTACCGCGCGGCAACGGGAGCCGAAGCGGCTGAGAGCTCCGGTCGCGGCGACCTAG
- a CDS encoding type II toxin-antitoxin system PemK/MazF family toxin produces the protein MLLAAIAVALIAALAWWLFARRRRAEVPRPSGPTPSAPKPPGEARPKQIWWADVPFSDGTDSKIRPCLVLGYNSRNYRILKITSQDYSHRDDHVEIPTKDWDPKAESNSFLDLRPILLSPKMFKNQAGTLDAKAWNAVRAYHDERS, from the coding sequence ATGTTGCTAGCCGCTATCGCGGTCGCCCTCATCGCAGCGTTGGCGTGGTGGCTCTTTGCCCGCCGACGCCGAGCCGAGGTACCGCGCCCGAGTGGGCCGACGCCCTCGGCTCCGAAGCCCCCTGGTGAGGCGCGACCGAAGCAAATCTGGTGGGCTGATGTTCCCTTCTCCGACGGAACCGATTCGAAAATCCGGCCGTGCCTGGTGTTGGGCTACAACTCGCGCAACTACCGGATTCTCAAGATCACCAGCCAGGATTATTCCCACCGTGACGACCATGTCGAGATTCCGACGAAGGACTGGGACCCCAAGGCCGAATCCAATAGCTTCTTGGATTTGCGACCAATCCTCTTGAGTCCCAAGATGTTCAAGAACCAGGCTGGAACGCTGGATGCGAAAGCGTGGAATGCTGTTCGCGCTTATCACGACGAACGCTCGTGA
- a CDS encoding TetR/AcrR family transcriptional regulator, which produces MTVSSRTQPDKAERILIAALEVFAQQGFDNGKIEEIAHRAGVAKPTIYNRFGDKRTLFTEAVNRGIRRSGARVLAAIDSFDLEPSNLRAELEHVGRQLVGCFAHEEGSKVMRLQMTEGHRFPELVDGSTNHSRNVDALAGKLAQLATTGYLRLSNPQRAARQLIALVTSDAPVLSGFGRRVLSDEELDDPVKDAVDTFLAAFGVPAEAQRPTTSLPATTAPSSA; this is translated from the coding sequence ATGACCGTGTCTTCTCGCACCCAGCCCGACAAGGCAGAACGGATTCTGATTGCGGCTCTGGAAGTGTTTGCACAGCAAGGTTTTGATAACGGCAAAATCGAGGAGATCGCACACCGAGCCGGAGTAGCCAAACCCACGATCTACAACCGGTTTGGCGACAAACGGACCTTGTTCACCGAAGCGGTCAACCGTGGAATCAGACGCTCGGGGGCCCGGGTGCTTGCGGCAATCGACTCTTTCGACCTAGAACCCAGTAATCTTCGCGCCGAACTCGAACACGTCGGACGCCAGCTCGTCGGCTGTTTCGCACATGAAGAGGGATCCAAAGTCATGCGCCTGCAAATGACCGAAGGACATCGCTTCCCCGAACTCGTCGACGGCAGCACTAACCATTCCCGGAACGTCGACGCCCTAGCGGGGAAGCTGGCCCAACTGGCGACCACTGGCTACCTGCGACTGTCGAATCCACAAAGGGCAGCCCGGCAACTCATTGCCCTCGTCACCTCAGACGCGCCAGTACTCAGCGGATTCGGCCGTCGGGTGCTCAGCGATGAGGAACTGGACGATCCGGTTAAAGACGCCGTCGACACCTTTCTGGCCGCCTTCGGCGTGCCCGCTGAGGCACAACGGCCGACCACATCCTTACCTGCCACCACCGCGCCCTCGTCCGCATAG
- a CDS encoding exonuclease domain-containing protein, which yields MFAVFDLETTGFSARDRVIEIAIAHLDAEGNLTDQWETLLNPRRDLGSQSIHGIRARDVRHAPTFAQVAGDVAAQLAGRIPVAHNANFDLRMLNQEYARLGVTIPHLNEYAICTMLWATHFLPGVKRSLTECCKAAGISNDRPHEAMSDVMATAQLLSFYLDNLPADFPLEQRHHEVSRWPWPTFAPSNRTLRRSDESEPGQFLDRLDPRSPHAPGPEQAQTYLSALGQALVDLHISATEADQLVALAQRLRIGQAEAADLHLRYLRALQAAAMRPGPISKTQREELRHVAAMLALPQQVVDAEMDSVAEAEPTEQIVPYRLRRGNIVVLTGSFAETKEHWAQRCRQAGLVVAGNVTKKTRLVVAADPDTLSGKARTARGYGIPVISAQTIDVVLSRMEP from the coding sequence ATGTTCGCGGTATTCGACCTGGAAACAACCGGTTTTTCCGCCCGAGACCGGGTCATCGAAATAGCAATAGCGCACCTAGACGCCGAGGGCAACCTCACCGATCAATGGGAGACGCTCCTCAACCCACGGCGCGACCTGGGCTCACAAAGCATTCACGGTATCCGGGCCCGCGATGTCCGACACGCACCGACCTTCGCCCAAGTCGCTGGAGACGTAGCCGCCCAGTTGGCAGGGCGGATTCCCGTGGCACACAACGCGAACTTCGACCTTCGCATGCTCAACCAGGAATACGCTCGCCTCGGGGTGACTATCCCCCACCTGAACGAGTACGCGATCTGCACGATGTTGTGGGCCACCCATTTTCTTCCCGGCGTCAAACGCAGCCTCACCGAATGCTGCAAAGCAGCCGGAATATCCAACGACCGCCCCCACGAGGCGATGTCAGATGTCATGGCCACAGCGCAACTGCTGAGCTTCTATCTGGACAACCTGCCCGCTGACTTTCCCTTGGAGCAACGGCACCACGAGGTCTCGCGATGGCCCTGGCCGACCTTCGCACCCAGTAACCGAACTCTGCGCCGTAGCGACGAATCCGAGCCTGGACAATTCCTCGACCGACTGGACCCACGCTCACCACATGCCCCAGGCCCCGAACAAGCACAGACGTATCTATCTGCCCTAGGCCAAGCTCTTGTCGATCTGCACATCTCGGCCACCGAGGCAGACCAACTGGTCGCGCTGGCCCAACGCTTGCGCATCGGGCAAGCAGAGGCCGCCGATCTTCACCTCAGATATCTGCGAGCGCTCCAGGCCGCGGCAATGCGACCCGGACCCATCAGCAAGACCCAGCGCGAAGAACTGAGACATGTGGCCGCGATGCTCGCGCTGCCACAGCAGGTTGTCGACGCGGAAATGGACTCAGTCGCGGAGGCCGAACCTACCGAGCAGATAGTGCCCTACCGCCTACGCCGAGGGAATATCGTCGTCTTGACCGGCTCGTTCGCAGAAACCAAGGAACACTGGGCCCAACGCTGCCGCCAGGCCGGACTCGTCGTAGCCGGGAACGTCACCAAGAAAACCCGCCTCGTCGTCGCGGCCGACCCCGACACGCTCTCAGGCAAAGCCAGGACCGCGCGCGGCTACGGCATCCCCGTCATAAGTGCCCAGACCATCGACGTGGTTCTCAGCCGCATGGAGCCCTGA
- a CDS encoding WXG100 family type VII secretion target, whose product MSSPQGSGKGYEHYRKLPHEKLFASIMSADPDAVETIADGWKVSAEVLAQAESDMSMALDRLMGQWKGAAASEFQRRVGLLREYMAATQAEMRHTDDTLKYIASTARWAKEEAANKADPNDNLDPSEYLREFGNDPFGTARELLESHNKPRHDRLAQIVAKAADDYQYWMDGEKPPRVPSQEMPGAPSYPGAGQSPAAEDIVGGPYLVDSVPPAIADRFENPPTPGVTPVYPDGGPYPGSPPDRIGNWLPVDDRGIWGGPEPASPPPGIGFDNPTPPVSQQPPRPDQGIIGGPAPGASSPGFGTNPVSPGPSSPSPQPSPGWPTPGPAAPSGDAAAPPPTESPNWSFPSPSEDPRDRPRYSDGLASGTPGTGAALPGSGPSGATTAPAPGTTASGASSAFGGSSRMGGSSSSSGSSPNAAGRSSVPGSAFGSSGTSSGNSGTGTAGGSRGTSGLSSNAGSGGSTGARGTGGGMMPMMAGAGTQGGSAGGAKKGRGGKAKSTSTDTKTPKSVEASKKADGLTNAKGNPSGKGSSSLSLLNHGGSKQKSEEKKADKARGAAAAQVPDIRPDDGMNSGVDLMETEFNWMEFDPDVGPDSNDPKDVLIWEMKYDLWLEEQKQADIDQRWSQKQWRDR is encoded by the coding sequence GTGAGCAGTCCCCAGGGCAGCGGAAAAGGCTACGAGCACTACCGCAAGCTGCCGCACGAGAAGCTATTCGCGTCGATCATGTCCGCCGACCCAGACGCGGTGGAGACTATCGCCGATGGGTGGAAAGTGTCCGCAGAAGTCCTCGCGCAAGCGGAGTCCGATATGTCGATGGCACTGGATCGACTGATGGGCCAATGGAAAGGCGCGGCGGCCTCGGAGTTTCAGCGCCGCGTCGGCCTGTTGCGCGAGTACATGGCCGCCACTCAAGCCGAAATGCGCCATACCGACGACACCCTTAAATACATCGCATCCACCGCCCGCTGGGCGAAAGAGGAAGCGGCGAACAAGGCCGACCCCAACGACAACCTCGACCCCTCCGAATATCTGCGCGAGTTTGGGAACGACCCATTCGGGACGGCCCGTGAATTGCTGGAATCACACAACAAGCCCCGACACGATCGGCTAGCTCAGATCGTGGCCAAAGCTGCCGACGACTACCAGTACTGGATGGACGGCGAGAAGCCACCGCGCGTGCCGAGCCAGGAAATGCCAGGCGCGCCAAGCTATCCGGGGGCGGGGCAGTCTCCAGCCGCCGAGGACATCGTCGGTGGGCCCTACCTTGTCGACAGTGTGCCGCCAGCGATCGCCGACCGGTTCGAGAACCCGCCCACGCCAGGGGTAACTCCGGTTTATCCCGACGGTGGGCCTTATCCCGGTTCGCCCCCGGACCGCATTGGCAATTGGTTGCCGGTGGATGACCGAGGGATATGGGGCGGACCAGAACCGGCTTCGCCCCCACCCGGGATCGGTTTTGACAATCCGACCCCACCCGTGAGCCAGCAGCCGCCTCGCCCCGACCAAGGAATCATCGGCGGGCCCGCTCCAGGGGCGAGTTCACCGGGTTTTGGGACGAATCCGGTATCCCCGGGCCCATCGTCCCCGTCTCCTCAGCCGTCACCCGGATGGCCGACCCCAGGCCCCGCTGCGCCCTCAGGAGACGCTGCGGCTCCCCCGCCAACGGAGTCGCCCAATTGGTCATTCCCTTCGCCCTCCGAAGACCCACGAGACCGCCCTCGTTACTCCGACGGCCTCGCCTCAGGCACACCAGGGACAGGCGCGGCGCTCCCAGGCAGTGGTCCCAGTGGTGCCACAACCGCACCGGCTCCAGGTACCACCGCATCCGGTGCGAGCTCCGCCTTCGGCGGTTCGTCCCGCATGGGGGGCAGTTCCTCATCCAGCGGGAGCTCCCCGAATGCGGCGGGGCGCAGCAGCGTGCCCGGTTCGGCTTTCGGCAGTTCCGGCACGTCCTCTGGCAACTCTGGCACTGGGACAGCTGGGGGATCTCGCGGCACGTCCGGCCTGTCCAGCAATGCCGGGTCCGGTGGTTCTACTGGTGCCCGTGGCACCGGCGGGGGCATGATGCCCATGATGGCCGGAGCTGGAACCCAGGGCGGGTCAGCCGGGGGTGCGAAAAAAGGCCGTGGCGGCAAAGCGAAGTCCACATCCACCGATACGAAGACTCCCAAGTCCGTCGAGGCCAGTAAGAAAGCCGATGGTCTCACCAACGCCAAAGGCAATCCGTCGGGCAAGGGCAGCTCCAGCCTTAGTCTTCTCAACCACGGTGGTTCCAAGCAGAAATCCGAGGAAAAGAAGGCCGACAAGGCACGTGGAGCGGCTGCGGCTCAGGTGCCAGACATCAGACCGGACGACGGTATGAACAGTGGCGTCGACCTGATGGAGACTGAGTTCAACTGGATGGAATTCGACCCCGACGTTGGACCCGATTCGAACGACCCAAAGGACGTACTTATTTGGGAAATGAAGTATGACCTCTGGCTCGAAGAACAAAAGCAGGCAGATATCGACCAGCGCTGGAGCCAGAAGCAATGGCGAGACAGGTAG
- a CDS encoding DHA2 family efflux MFS transporter permease subunit: MSSNNKTHEFTKVVSPEPTLMRTASVLIPGGLLALLSTTVVGVTIPDVISDLDTNISSAQWVVTAYLLAAGLGIAISAWASVRFGVRTTWMAALGLFVLGALGSAVAPTIETFVIARAIQGFGGGALEPIMLTVLARAAGPQRMGRVMGMAAAVMSIGPLAGPALGGLGMSTLGWRWIFVASAVAGVAIAIGSVIVLSEEPTKAIKLDLPGLVLVAAMTMLGMLGFSRASTPAGFDIWAVCLIAAAGIALMAFVQWARRQRDRAIVDISTFRVPGFTPAILIMTMTGATVYPLFFGLPQLYQEVMGVSAMTAGALMIPYGIGNLIAMPLAGRLSDMIDVRHLVWSGTASTLLGLVALLVAGPQASTIALLGSSFLLGLGVGAIASPTAAELFRVLPARLVPSGSSTLFIANLLGGALGVSILTIMIGGHSWSAEVGTSPLWVPASAIAGIGIIANWMGRAASRA, translated from the coding sequence ATGAGTTCAAATAACAAAACCCATGAGTTCACTAAGGTGGTTTCACCGGAACCCACCCTCATGCGAACCGCGTCGGTCCTCATCCCCGGCGGGTTGCTCGCGCTGTTGAGCACAACGGTCGTCGGAGTGACGATCCCCGACGTTATTTCCGACCTCGACACCAACATCTCCTCAGCTCAGTGGGTAGTTACCGCATATCTCTTGGCAGCGGGGCTAGGAATCGCCATTAGCGCATGGGCTAGCGTGCGATTCGGGGTGCGCACAACCTGGATGGCGGCGTTGGGATTGTTCGTGCTGGGCGCTCTCGGCAGCGCTGTGGCTCCCACGATCGAAACCTTTGTGATCGCCCGCGCCATTCAGGGATTTGGAGGGGGAGCGCTGGAGCCGATCATGTTGACCGTTTTGGCGCGAGCGGCTGGTCCCCAACGCATGGGTCGTGTCATGGGGATGGCGGCCGCCGTCATGTCCATCGGGCCGCTGGCAGGCCCGGCGTTGGGTGGACTCGGCATGAGTACCCTGGGCTGGCGTTGGATCTTTGTCGCATCAGCAGTGGCGGGAGTCGCGATTGCGATCGGTTCGGTGATAGTTCTCAGCGAAGAACCAACCAAGGCCATCAAACTAGACCTTCCAGGCTTGGTTCTCGTGGCAGCGATGACAATGCTGGGAATGCTTGGCTTTAGCCGGGCTTCAACCCCCGCCGGATTCGATATCTGGGCTGTCTGCCTCATCGCCGCCGCCGGGATCGCGCTCATGGCGTTCGTGCAGTGGGCACGTCGACAACGTGACCGAGCGATCGTTGATATTTCGACTTTTCGCGTTCCCGGCTTCACTCCGGCCATCCTGATCATGACTATGACCGGCGCTACGGTCTATCCGCTGTTTTTTGGTCTGCCGCAGCTCTACCAGGAAGTCATGGGAGTCAGTGCGATGACAGCGGGAGCTTTGATGATTCCCTATGGGATCGGAAATCTTATCGCCATGCCGCTGGCAGGCCGGCTCAGCGACATGATCGATGTTCGGCACCTGGTTTGGTCGGGCACTGCCTCAACTCTCCTGGGGCTCGTTGCGCTGCTCGTGGCCGGCCCGCAAGCTTCGACTATCGCGCTGTTGGGCTCCTCCTTTCTCCTTGGCCTCGGGGTCGGCGCAATTGCCAGCCCCACTGCGGCGGAGCTGTTCCGCGTCCTTCCGGCGAGACTGGTCCCCTCCGGCAGCAGCACCCTGTTCATTGCCAACTTGTTGGGAGGGGCGCTAGGGGTTTCCATACTCACGATCATGATTGGAGGGCACTCGTGGTCCGCCGAGGTCGGAACGAGCCCATTGTGGGTTCCCGCCAGTGCGATAGCGGGAATCGGAATCATTGCGAACTGGATGGGCCGGGCTGCCTCCCGAGCGTGA
- the bcp gene encoding thioredoxin-dependent thiol peroxidase, with amino-acid sequence MSIKLQEGDAAPEFTLPTDTGDELALSSLRGRKVILYAYPKAMTPGCTKQACDFRDSLASLQKEGYVVLGISPDSPESLAKFVERDALTFPLLADVDKKVLAAYGAFGEKKNYGRVVQGVIRSTFVIDEDGKIEKALYNVKATGHVERLRKELNVA; translated from the coding sequence GTGAGTATTAAGCTGCAAGAGGGGGACGCGGCCCCTGAATTCACCCTGCCGACCGACACCGGTGATGAGCTGGCACTGTCGAGCCTGCGGGGACGCAAAGTGATCCTGTACGCCTACCCGAAGGCCATGACGCCCGGCTGCACCAAGCAGGCCTGCGACTTCCGTGACTCGCTGGCTTCGCTGCAGAAGGAGGGCTACGTCGTCCTGGGTATTTCTCCTGACTCCCCTGAGTCGTTGGCTAAGTTCGTCGAGCGAGACGCGCTGACGTTCCCGCTGCTGGCAGACGTGGACAAGAAAGTCCTCGCAGCCTATGGCGCGTTCGGGGAGAAAAAGAACTATGGCCGAGTAGTGCAAGGAGTCATCCGTTCCACCTTCGTCATCGATGAGGACGGCAAGATCGAGAAGGCTCTCTACAACGTCAAGGCCACCGGCCATGTCGAGCGACTGCGCAAGGAACTCAACGTCGCCTAA
- a CDS encoding CGNR zinc finger domain-containing protein, which yields MVNRSNGQAAPGDLEAVRLLLNTWLIPNDTREPEDHLDAYVERSSVPRSQLSQLKALRDDLRMAVERAGPTAEVVNPWVERLAIQPRVAEEELNFGHEAGLAGDLVCAVLEAVASRHWHRLKACPDCRWIFYDHSRNASKRWCKMTAGGPDGRSCGSIAKVRAHRKRVRSTE from the coding sequence GTGGTTAACAGATCGAATGGCCAAGCAGCTCCAGGGGACCTCGAGGCGGTGCGCCTCCTGCTCAATACCTGGCTGATCCCCAATGACACCCGCGAACCCGAGGATCATCTCGACGCATATGTTGAGCGTTCAAGCGTGCCGCGCTCACAACTTAGTCAACTTAAGGCGCTGCGAGATGACCTTCGTATGGCAGTCGAACGAGCGGGTCCAACCGCCGAGGTCGTGAACCCATGGGTCGAGCGATTGGCGATTCAACCGCGCGTGGCGGAGGAAGAACTGAACTTCGGCCACGAAGCCGGCCTGGCCGGAGATCTGGTTTGCGCGGTATTGGAGGCAGTCGCGAGCCGGCACTGGCACCGACTCAAAGCCTGTCCCGATTGCCGTTGGATCTTTTACGACCACAGTCGCAACGCTAGCAAGCGCTGGTGCAAGATGACCGCGGGCGGACCTGACGGTCGCTCATGCGGCAGCATCGCCAAGGTCCGTGCCCACCGCAAGCGGGTTCGCTCGACCGAATAG